One Chloroflexota bacterium DNA segment encodes these proteins:
- a CDS encoding ABC transporter ATP-binding protein, with amino-acid sequence MGSIDVHALRGVSFDIGKGEMVAIMGHSGSGKSTLLNLLGCLDAPTEGSYFLDGELVGDLSDDALAAIRNRKIGFVFQSFNLLARMSALEQVEMPLLYARDRQRRQRAEEALAVVGLEDRMHHKPSELSGGQQQRVAIARALVGNPSMVLADEPTGNLDTATANEIMELLVLLNEERRITTLIVTHEASVAERTQRVIRMVDGTVAADDLTTRAESGP; translated from the coding sequence ATGGGCTCGATCGACGTGCACGCCCTCCGCGGCGTGTCCTTTGACATCGGCAAAGGCGAAATGGTCGCCATCATGGGGCACTCGGGTTCGGGTAAATCGACACTGCTCAATCTGCTCGGGTGCCTGGATGCGCCCACTGAAGGCAGCTATTTCCTCGACGGGGAGTTGGTCGGCGACCTGTCCGACGACGCGCTAGCCGCCATCCGCAACCGCAAGATCGGCTTCGTCTTCCAATCGTTCAACCTGCTGGCGCGCATGTCGGCGCTGGAGCAGGTTGAGATGCCGCTGCTCTACGCCCGCGACCGCCAGCGGCGGCAACGCGCGGAAGAGGCATTGGCCGTCGTCGGACTGGAGGACCGCATGCACCACAAGCCGTCGGAGCTCTCCGGCGGGCAGCAGCAGCGCGTGGCCATCGCGCGCGCCCTGGTGGGCAATCCCAGCATGGTCCTGGCCGACGAGCCGACCGGAAACCTCGACACCGCCACGGCCAACGAAATCATGGAGCTGCTCGTCCTCCTGAACGAGGAGCGCCGCATCACCACGCTGATCGTGACGCACGAGGCATCGGTCGCCGAGCGCACCCAGCGGGTGATTCGCATGGTGGACGGGACGGTCGCCGCCGACGACCTCACCACTCGCGCGGAAAGCGGCCCATGA